From a single Apium graveolens cultivar Ventura chromosome 2, ASM990537v1, whole genome shotgun sequence genomic region:
- the LOC141700041 gene encoding uncharacterized protein LOC141700041, with translation MKPSRPPSSRYCDYHEDTGHTIKQCFQLSNLIEGKIHRGQLVPYVQQDDVPRRHHREEDDRVIDVIFGGITAGGPSQNSRKLYAREVFNVNPTTAKGPRANPSPIVSFSDDDYRHDLIEGHQDALVITMRVGNNTVKKMLVDNGSSVDVLYHHPFSRMDIRDRRLENSRTPLYGFTGNEVHVVRTIDMLVLFGSPPCQVWKEVKFHVISASSSFNAILGRTTITALRAITSISHLKMKFPIEFGVGEMIGDQATARQCYLTTVSSKKKTDKEFEVNKVLDIEPRSLVDLPTKNSCLTVEETEEIEVFEGNLEKTTRIGKNLPESLKRDIAYLIHEFADIFSWDPKDM, from the coding sequence ATGAAACCTAGCAGGCCTCCAAGCTCCAGGTATTGTGATTATCATGAAGATACTGGCCATACAATAAAGCAATGCTTCCAACTTAGCAACCTCATCGAGGGAAAGATCCACCGAGGACAACTTGTCCCCTATGTGCAACAAGATGATGTGCCCAGGCGTCACCATCGTGAGGAGGATGACCGAGTCATCGACGTCATCTTTGGCGGTATAACCGCTGGGGGCCCCTCTCAGAACTCTCGCAAGCTCTATGCTCGAGAAGTTTTTAATGTCAATCCCACAACAGCCAAAGGCCCTCGAGCGAATCCCTCCCCCATTGTATCTTTCTCCGATGATGATTACCGTCATGATCTCATCGAGGGCCACCAGGATGCCCTTGTCATCACCATGCGTGTGGGAAATAACACGGTTAAAAAGATGCTAGTTGATAATGGTAGCTCCGTCGACGTCCTATATCATCATCCTTTTTCCCGAATGGACATCAGAGATCGAAGACTTGAAAACTCTCGAACACCTTTGTATGGGTTCACAGGCAATGAAGTCCATGTGGTAAGAACTATCGACATGCTAGTACTTTTTGGATCTCCACCATGTCAAGTTTGGAAGGAGGTTAAGTTTCACGTGATCAGTGCCTCCTCTAGCTTCAACGCCATATTGGGGCGGACAACAATAACTGCACTTCGAGCTATAACATCTATCTCCCACTTGAAAATGAAATTCCCTATAGAGTTTGGTGTAGGAGAAATGATCGGTGATCAGGCAACAGCAAGACAATGCTACTTAACCACAGTGTCTTCAAAGAAAAAGACGGATAAGGAATTTGAAGTCAACAAAGTGCTTGATATCGAACCCAGATCCCTTGTTGATCTGCCTACCAAGAACTCTTGTTTAACTGTCGAGGAGACTGAAGAAATTGAAGTATTTGAAGGAAACCTAGAGAAAACTACAAGGATCGGCAAAAATCTCCCTGAGTCATTAAAGAGGGATATCGCATACCTTATTCATGAGTTCGCTGATATATTCTC